One window of the Falco biarmicus isolate bFalBia1 chromosome 2, bFalBia1.pri, whole genome shotgun sequence genome contains the following:
- the ADGRG7 gene encoding LOW QUALITY PROTEIN: adhesion G-protein coupled receptor G7 (The sequence of the model RefSeq protein was modified relative to this genomic sequence to represent the inferred CDS: substituted 2 bases at 2 genomic stop codons) — protein MQKNHEKPEDRANRNLTVSNKDKCPSPWCRPGTCWLRSSPAGKHLGVVVGAKLDMSQQHVFIANKAAVLCGARQVDGRWYPPLPGTVYFREASTCAVNTSESVIKPLTFEQIIVGKYSNSKEKCKPDTVNANTSIAIQMCSREGRTPTLEPLPPPPPPPILNCNKNLDSLASQLQISATSRLIASSTQTLIPTPEQLPTQNISAAASGAGQIPNKPNVSGDSQASVAVMAAVSXLLDANETEFKHNNLVNVTSSLMKTMEXFSLSGTISQPNIAIQSAPLKLSSSTILFLA, from the exons ATGCAGAAGAACCATGAGAAACCTGAGGATCGTGCCAATAGAAACCTCACAGTGTCCAACAAGGACAAGTGCCCATCTCCATGGTGCAGACCAGGAACTTGCTGGCtgaggagcagccctgctgggaagCACCTGGGAGTGGTGGTGGGTGCcaagctggacatgagccagcagcatgtGTTCATTGCAAACAAGGCAGCTGTGCTCTGTGGAGCGAGACAGGTCGATGGACGCTGGTACCCTCCCCTTCCTGGCACTG tTTATTTCCGTGAAGCCAGTACTTGCGCAGTGAACACTTCTGAAAGCGTTATAAAACCCCTTACTTTTGAACAGATTATTGTTGGTAAATACAGTAACtccaaagaaaaatgcaaacctGATACTGTGAATG CTAACACTTCAATAGCAATCCAGATGTGTTCCAGAGAAGGAAGAACTCCTACTCTAGagcccctgccccctccccccccccccccaattctGAATTGTAATAAAAATCTGGACTCCCTAGCCTCACAG CTGCAGATTTCAGCAACTTCTCGGCTAATTGCAAGCAGCACACAAACCCTCATCCCCACGCCAGAGCAGCTGCCCACACAGAACATCTCGGCTGCTGCCAGCGGCGCGGGGCAGATTCCAAACAAGCCAAATGTTTCAGGAGACTCTCA GGCATCTGTGGCAGTGATGGCTGCAGTGAGTTAACTCTTGGATGCCAACGAAACAGAATTCAAGCACAATAATCTTGTCAATGTtacaa GCAGCCTCATGAAAACAATGGAGTAATTTTCTTTGAGTGGCACCATTTCACAGCCAAACATTGCAATCCAGTCTGCTCCACTGAAATTAAGCTCCTCTACAATTCTGTTTTTGGCATAG